A single genomic interval of Devosia oryziradicis harbors:
- the wbjC gene encoding UDP-2-acetamido-2,6-beta-L-arabino-hexul-4-ose reductase — MTIVAVTGASGFIGRNLVLRLRELNHTVVSIPHTADSAALGAALAQAEVVFHLAGVNRPETTDEFETGNVGMTERLVAAMRQLPSPPSVVYASSIQAAADNPYGRSKQAAEASIANYAQGADVSSWIFRLPNVFGKWCRPNYNSVVATFCHNVSRGLPLTINDPAAALKLVYIDDVVEQFATIAAAPSDRSISSDVSPVYETTVGELAKQLEQFRDSRINLVTGAVGTGFLRALHATYVSYLDPANFAYPLKAHTDPRGMFVEMLRTPDSGQFSFFTAHPGITRGGHYHHSKTEKFLVVQGRARFGFRNVLTDEVFTVETSGETPTVVETVPGWSHDITNIGDDMMLVMLWANELFDPQRPDTIAAKVLP; from the coding sequence ATGACGATTGTTGCGGTTACCGGTGCAAGCGGCTTTATCGGGCGCAATCTAGTTTTGCGGCTGCGGGAGTTGAACCACACCGTCGTCAGCATTCCGCATACGGCTGACAGTGCCGCCTTAGGCGCGGCGCTTGCACAAGCGGAGGTAGTGTTCCATCTCGCGGGGGTAAACCGGCCCGAAACCACCGATGAATTCGAAACCGGTAACGTCGGCATGACGGAGCGGCTGGTTGCCGCAATGCGCCAGCTCCCTTCCCCGCCATCGGTGGTATATGCCTCTTCGATCCAGGCCGCGGCGGATAACCCTTACGGTCGGTCGAAGCAGGCTGCCGAGGCATCGATTGCGAATTACGCGCAAGGTGCTGACGTCTCGAGCTGGATCTTTCGCCTGCCCAACGTCTTCGGCAAATGGTGTCGCCCGAACTACAATTCGGTTGTTGCCACTTTTTGCCACAACGTTTCGCGCGGCCTGCCACTGACCATCAATGATCCCGCGGCCGCGCTCAAGCTGGTCTATATCGACGATGTCGTGGAGCAGTTTGCCACCATTGCGGCCGCGCCGTCGGATCGCTCAATTTCCTCGGATGTATCCCCGGTCTATGAGACTACCGTTGGCGAACTGGCCAAACAGCTGGAACAGTTCCGTGACAGCCGCATCAATCTGGTGACGGGCGCCGTTGGCACCGGCTTCCTGCGCGCCTTGCACGCGACCTATGTCAGCTATCTCGACCCGGCCAACTTCGCCTATCCGCTCAAGGCACACACGGATCCTCGCGGGATGTTCGTGGAGATGTTGCGGACACCCGATAGCGGCCAGTTCTCATTCTTCACCGCGCATCCAGGCATCACGCGCGGTGGACACTATCACCACAGCAAGACCGAGAAATTCCTCGTGGTGCAGGGTCGCGCCCGCTTCGGCTTCCGCAACGTGCTTACCGATGAGGTCTTTACCGTCGAAACCTCGGGCGAAACGCCAACGGTGGTCGAAACGGTGCCCGGCTGGTCCCACGACATTACCAATATCGGCGATGACATGATGCTCGTCATGTTGTGGGCCAACGAGCTGTTCGATCCGCAGCGCCCCGATACCATTGCGGCCAAGGTACTACCCTGA
- the wecB gene encoding non-hydrolyzing UDP-N-acetylglucosamine 2-epimerase — MEKLRVVTVVGTRPEIIRLSRVIARLDQYCEHILVHTGQNYDYELNGIFFADLGIRQPDIFLEAAGGSAAETIGKIIIAFDKVLAEKQPDALLVLGDTNSCLAAIPAKRRKVPIFHMEAGNRCFDQRVPEETNRRIVDHTADINLTYSDIAREYLLREGLPPDRIIKTGSPMLEVISHYRSAIDSSRVLETLGLKPLNYVVVSAHREENIDSEINFSKLYNVLNGIAAQWNTPVIVSTHPRTQKRIDAAGISFDPRVQLLKPLGFTDYVNLQMNARVVLSDSGTITEESSILNFPAINIREAHERPEGMEEASVMMTGLDLERILQAMNILGDQGRGEHRTLRAVADYSMPQVSEKVVRIIHSYRDYVMRTVWRQTI; from the coding sequence ATGGAAAAGCTTCGCGTCGTCACCGTGGTGGGAACCCGCCCCGAGATCATCCGGCTGTCTCGTGTCATCGCGCGCCTGGATCAGTATTGCGAGCACATTCTGGTCCATACCGGGCAGAACTACGACTATGAACTCAACGGTATCTTCTTTGCCGACCTGGGTATTCGGCAGCCCGATATCTTCCTTGAAGCTGCCGGGGGCAGCGCGGCCGAGACCATTGGGAAGATCATCATCGCCTTCGACAAGGTACTGGCAGAAAAGCAGCCGGATGCGCTTCTGGTGTTAGGCGATACCAATAGCTGCCTGGCCGCGATTCCCGCCAAGCGCCGCAAAGTGCCCATTTTCCACATGGAGGCGGGGAACCGATGCTTTGACCAACGTGTGCCCGAGGAAACCAATCGGCGCATCGTCGACCACACGGCTGACATCAACCTCACCTATTCCGACATAGCCCGGGAATATCTGCTGCGCGAAGGCCTGCCACCAGACCGGATCATCAAGACCGGCTCGCCGATGCTGGAGGTGATCAGCCACTATCGTTCGGCCATTGACTCTTCGCGCGTTCTCGAGACGCTGGGGCTGAAACCATTGAACTATGTCGTAGTCAGCGCGCATCGAGAAGAAAACATCGACTCCGAAATCAACTTCAGCAAGCTGTACAACGTCCTCAACGGCATTGCCGCCCAGTGGAACACACCCGTCATTGTTTCAACGCATCCAAGGACACAAAAGCGCATCGATGCTGCGGGCATCAGTTTCGATCCCAGGGTCCAGTTGCTGAAGCCCCTCGGCTTTACGGACTATGTGAACCTGCAAATGAACGCCCGCGTGGTGCTGTCCGACAGCGGCACCATTACCGAGGAGTCCTCGATCCTCAACTTTCCGGCGATAAATATCCGCGAGGCGCATGAGCGCCCCGAGGGCATGGAGGAAGCTTCGGTCATGATGACGGGGCTCGACCTCGAACGCATCCTGCAGGCGATGAACATCTTGGGCGACCAGGGCCGTGGTGAGCACCGAACACTGCGCGCGGTCGCCGACTATTCCATGCCGCAGGTATCCGAGAAGGTCGTACGGATCATCCATAGCTACCGCGACTATGTTATGCGGACGGTCTGGCGGCAGACCATCTGA
- a CDS encoding glycosyltransferase family 4 protein has protein sequence MRLLVVSQYFWPENFRINDLVAELVRRGHQVTVLTGEPNYPQGEIFAEYARDKAAFDAYEGAEVIRVPLRPRHKGNLNLALNYISFVVSAAIRGPWVLRGRRFDAMFVYQPSPVTVGLPAMLLKAIKRVPMAFWVLDLWPQSLSAVGVTRSPAILGAVEALVRLIYRSVDLILVQSRSFVVEIARQAGGSEKIGYFPSWSDDRAPVDDAEPAPEVAAADGVFSIMFTGNVGDAQDFPAILDTAHLLRHEPVRWLIVGDGRRSDWLAAEVARRELGKQVLLLGRHPLERMPSFLKHADAALVALRPEPAFAMTIPGKVQTYLAAGKPILAMIDGEGAEVVRLAEAGLTAPAGDAAAFAAAVRQMMAMPPVQRLAMGRRGSEYARREFDRDSVVSRLENWLEDLVVRQRTSPPANRPTR, from the coding sequence ATGAGACTGCTCGTCGTCAGCCAGTATTTCTGGCCCGAGAATTTTCGCATCAATGACCTGGTTGCAGAACTGGTGCGCCGCGGGCACCAGGTGACCGTCCTTACGGGAGAGCCAAACTACCCGCAGGGCGAGATCTTTGCAGAGTATGCCCGAGACAAAGCTGCGTTTGATGCCTACGAAGGCGCCGAGGTGATCCGCGTGCCGCTTCGACCACGGCACAAGGGCAATTTGAATCTGGCGCTGAACTACATCAGCTTCGTCGTGTCCGCGGCAATCCGGGGGCCATGGGTGCTCCGTGGCAGGCGGTTCGATGCGATGTTCGTCTATCAGCCGTCGCCGGTCACGGTCGGCCTGCCGGCGATGTTGCTCAAGGCCATCAAGCGGGTACCCATGGCCTTCTGGGTGCTTGATCTCTGGCCGCAATCTCTCTCTGCGGTTGGGGTGACGCGCTCCCCGGCCATCCTCGGGGCGGTGGAAGCACTCGTACGGCTCATCTATCGAAGCGTTGACCTCATCCTGGTCCAGTCACGCAGTTTTGTGGTGGAGATCGCTCGGCAGGCTGGGGGAAGCGAGAAGATCGGCTACTTCCCGAGTTGGTCGGACGATCGCGCCCCCGTCGACGACGCTGAGCCGGCCCCCGAGGTAGCGGCGGCAGATGGCGTGTTTTCCATTATGTTTACCGGCAATGTTGGCGACGCACAGGACTTCCCTGCCATTCTGGATACCGCGCACCTGTTGCGGCATGAGCCAGTGCGTTGGCTTATCGTGGGAGACGGTCGCCGCTCGGACTGGCTGGCGGCAGAGGTTGCCCGTCGCGAGTTGGGCAAGCAGGTGCTCCTGCTCGGCCGGCACCCACTGGAGCGTATGCCCTCTTTCTTGAAGCATGCTGATGCTGCTCTCGTGGCTCTGCGGCCTGAGCCGGCCTTTGCCATGACCATACCAGGCAAGGTGCAAACCTATCTTGCTGCCGGAAAGCCCATCTTGGCCATGATCGACGGGGAAGGCGCGGAGGTCGTCCGTCTGGCCGAGGCTGGGCTTACGGCCCCTGCCGGCGATGCAGCGGCATTCGCCGCTGCTGTGCGCCAAATGATGGCGATGCCGCCTGTGCAACGCCTGGCAATGGGGCGCCGCGGCAGCGAATATGCGCGGCGTGAATTCGATCGAGATTCCGTGGTCAGCCGATTGGAGAATTGGCTGGAAGACTTAGTTGTTCGGCAAAGAACTAGTCCCCCTGCCAATCGCCCCACCAGATAG
- a CDS encoding N-acetyl sugar amidotransferase, giving the protein MERIPSPRGVDKSQFSADLADPGTMYGLPQEVVFCKRCVISNQRPNSAVEYQHTKASKKKTIHFDEEGICDACRFAERKNQVIDWEERERALIEVCNQHRSTDGSYDCIVPGSGGKDSFYASHILRTKYGMHPLTVTWAPHIYTEWGWKNFQSWIHAGHDNMLMTPNGRAHRLLTRLAVDLLFHPFQAFMFGQKSLAPKMALLHKIPLVFYGENEAEYGNPIADTETAKRDWSYFTAADQSKVHLGGVSVTDLKSQFGLVHQDLLPYLPADPNQIEEQKVEVHYLGYYLKWHPQSAYYYAVEHGGFIPSPERTPGTYSKYNSIDDRIDDFHYYTTGTKFGLGRASYDAAQEIRSGDIDRDEGVALVKRFDHEFPERFADEIFRYLSIPENEFPEANKMFEEPIMDRDYFTRLTDTFRSPHLWKWQDDKWQLRHAVWNQ; this is encoded by the coding sequence ATGGAACGGATCCCGTCGCCGCGCGGAGTGGACAAGAGTCAGTTTTCGGCAGATCTGGCCGATCCGGGCACGATGTACGGCCTCCCCCAGGAAGTGGTGTTCTGCAAGCGTTGCGTGATCTCCAACCAGCGCCCGAACTCGGCTGTCGAATACCAGCACACCAAAGCTTCCAAGAAGAAGACCATTCACTTCGACGAGGAAGGCATCTGCGACGCCTGCCGCTTTGCTGAGCGCAAGAACCAGGTGATCGATTGGGAAGAGCGTGAGCGTGCCCTGATCGAGGTCTGCAACCAGCATCGCAGCACCGATGGCAGCTATGACTGCATTGTCCCCGGCTCCGGCGGCAAGGACAGCTTCTATGCATCGCATATCCTGCGCACCAAGTATGGTATGCACCCCCTGACGGTCACCTGGGCGCCCCACATCTACACCGAATGGGGTTGGAAGAACTTCCAGAGCTGGATCCATGCCGGCCACGACAACATGTTGATGACGCCCAATGGCCGCGCCCACCGGCTGCTGACCCGCCTCGCCGTCGATCTGCTGTTCCATCCCTTCCAGGCCTTCATGTTCGGCCAGAAGTCGCTGGCACCCAAGATGGCCCTGCTGCACAAGATTCCCTTGGTCTTCTACGGCGAGAACGAAGCCGAATATGGCAATCCGATCGCCGACACCGAAACGGCCAAGCGTGACTGGTCCTACTTCACGGCAGCGGATCAGTCCAAGGTGCATCTGGGCGGCGTTTCGGTGACCGACCTCAAGAGCCAGTTTGGTCTCGTCCACCAGGACCTGCTACCCTATCTGCCGGCCGATCCTAACCAGATTGAGGAACAGAAGGTCGAAGTCCACTACCTCGGTTACTATCTCAAGTGGCATCCGCAGAGTGCCTACTACTACGCGGTGGAACATGGTGGGTTTATCCCGTCCCCCGAGCGCACTCCTGGCACCTACTCCAAGTATAACAGCATCGACGACCGCATCGATGACTTCCATTACTACACGACCGGCACCAAGTTCGGTCTGGGACGAGCCAGCTACGACGCGGCGCAGGAAATCCGTTCTGGCGACATCGACCGCGATGAGGGTGTGGCCCTGGTCAAGCGCTTCGACCATGAGTTCCCCGAGCGCTTCGCCGATGAGATCTTCCGCTACCTGAGCATCCCGGAAAATGAGTTCCCCGAGGCGAACAAGATGTTCGAGGAACCGATCATGGACCGTGATTACTTCACGCGGCTGACAGACACGTTCCGCTCACCGCATCTCTGGAAGTGGCAAGACGACAAGTGGCAGCTGCGCCACGCCGTCTGGAATCAGTAA
- the hisF gene encoding imidazole glycerol phosphate synthase subunit HisF: MSNLRIIPRLDIKGKNLIKGVQLEGLRVMGDPNDFALRYYEAGADELVFMDIVASLYGRNNLSDIISRAADQVFIPITVGGGIRSTDDARHILRSGADKVAINTAAVSRPELITEIAHHFGSQAMVLSIEAKLVAPGRWEVFTDNGRERTGLDVLEWAVKGVTLGAGEILLTSVDREGTRKGFDVDLVRKVSDAVTVPVIASGGMGTLDHFVDAAAKGRADAVSMAHVLHYKTLTLGDIRARALAEGLGVRQI; the protein is encoded by the coding sequence ATGAGCAATCTGCGCATAATTCCGCGTCTGGACATCAAGGGCAAGAACCTGATCAAGGGCGTCCAGCTCGAGGGTCTGCGCGTCATGGGCGACCCCAACGACTTCGCCCTGCGCTACTATGAGGCTGGGGCCGACGAATTGGTGTTCATGGATATCGTTGCCAGCCTTTACGGCCGCAACAATCTTTCCGACATCATCTCGCGAGCCGCCGACCAGGTGTTCATTCCGATCACCGTGGGCGGCGGCATCCGCTCGACCGACGATGCGCGCCACATCCTGCGCTCGGGTGCCGACAAGGTGGCGATCAACACGGCGGCCGTGAGCCGTCCCGAACTGATCACCGAAATTGCGCACCATTTCGGTTCGCAAGCCATGGTTCTGTCGATCGAGGCAAAGCTGGTTGCCCCAGGTCGATGGGAGGTCTTCACTGACAACGGTCGGGAACGAACCGGGCTCGATGTGCTCGAATGGGCGGTCAAGGGTGTCACGCTGGGTGCTGGCGAAATCCTGCTGACCTCTGTTGACCGTGAGGGTACACGGAAAGGCTTCGATGTTGACCTGGTCCGCAAGGTCAGCGACGCAGTCACTGTGCCGGTGATCGCCAGTGGCGGCATGGGCACGCTGGATCACTTTGTCGACGCTGCCGCAAAGGGACGCGCTGACGCCGTCTCCATGGCGCATGTTCTCCACTACAAGACCCTGACTCTTGGCGACATACGCGCGCGCGCCCTTGCCGAAGGCTTGGGAGTAAGGCAGATATGA
- the hisH gene encoding imidazole glycerol phosphate synthase subunit HisH has translation MTTSRSVTLLDYGMCNMLNVARAFERAGADLKVTEDPRDAATAERLVVPGVGAFGDSMIEVTRRGHGDAIRAFAETGRPLLGICVGMQILFEGSEEFGDSPGLGVIAGRVMAVPPRTTAGISQRVPHIGWNELLLPPSRNTWDGTMMQSQASGPPAVYFVHSFVPHPTDPTDRLADFDYGGHRLCAAIKRDNITATQFHPERSGEVGLALLASFVGS, from the coding sequence ATGACCACCTCCCGCAGTGTCACCCTGCTCGACTACGGCATGTGCAACATGCTCAATGTCGCACGCGCCTTTGAGCGGGCTGGTGCCGACCTCAAGGTTACCGAAGATCCGCGCGATGCTGCGACGGCCGAGCGTTTGGTTGTGCCGGGTGTGGGCGCCTTTGGCGACAGCATGATCGAAGTGACGCGTCGCGGTCATGGCGATGCCATCCGCGCATTTGCCGAAACGGGGCGGCCGCTCCTGGGCATCTGCGTCGGCATGCAGATCCTGTTCGAAGGCAGCGAAGAGTTCGGCGATAGCCCAGGCCTGGGTGTCATTGCAGGCCGCGTCATGGCGGTGCCACCAAGGACGACGGCAGGCATTTCCCAACGCGTTCCCCACATCGGCTGGAACGAACTGCTCCTCCCCCCGTCCCGCAACACGTGGGACGGCACGATGATGCAGTCACAGGCGTCCGGGCCGCCGGCAGTCTATTTCGTGCATTCGTTCGTTCCGCACCCAACAGACCCCACGGACCGACTCGCAGATTTTGACTACGGCGGGCATCGCCTCTGCGCAGCGATCAAACGGGACAATATTACAGCAACGCAGTTCCATCCCGAACGCAGCGGTGAGGTGGGGCTGGCCTTGCTGGCGAGCTTTGTCGGCTCCTGA